Proteins encoded by one window of Kineococcus endophyticus:
- a CDS encoding extracellular solute-binding protein — protein MDHNRASRRSFLALAGATPLVATVLASCGDSGPAGASSDAATDWILTGQPKEGIRQGAVDDWNKAHEDQQIKTSSFQNDAYKAKIKTAIGAGQAPTIIFGWGGGTLRSYAQGGQVDDLTSWLQTNSGVKDRLFDAAFAAGTVDGKIYGLPTETVQPLVLFYNKKLFKQVGAEPPKTWDDLMGLVTTFNAAGIAPISLGGQSRWTNMMWLELLFDRIGGPELFESIYNGQPNWTDPSAIDALTKVQDLVKADGFIKGFASITADSNADQALLYTDKAAMMLHGTWTYGGMKTDGGDFVSSGNLGYMNFPEVTGGKGDPMNTFGNPAQYVSISSKATQKQKDIALAYFKDGLLQDKEAEAYINEAGEVPIVKGIDSKFTGLEDEEWLKFTYDLATNAPSFAQSWDQALSPTEAETLLDNIEKLFGLAITPQEFASNMNAAIGK, from the coding sequence GTGGATCACAACCGCGCATCGCGTCGGTCCTTCCTCGCCCTGGCCGGGGCGACCCCGCTCGTCGCCACCGTCCTGGCCTCCTGCGGTGACTCCGGTCCGGCGGGAGCCAGCTCCGACGCCGCGACGGACTGGATCCTCACGGGCCAGCCGAAGGAGGGCATCCGCCAGGGTGCCGTCGACGACTGGAACAAGGCCCACGAGGACCAGCAGATCAAGACCAGCTCGTTCCAGAACGACGCCTACAAGGCCAAGATCAAGACGGCCATCGGCGCCGGCCAGGCCCCCACGATCATCTTCGGCTGGGGCGGCGGCACGCTGCGCAGTTACGCGCAGGGCGGGCAGGTCGACGACCTCACCTCGTGGCTGCAGACGAACTCCGGCGTCAAGGACCGCCTGTTCGACGCGGCCTTCGCCGCGGGCACCGTGGACGGCAAGATCTACGGTCTGCCCACCGAGACCGTCCAGCCGCTCGTGCTCTTCTACAACAAGAAGCTCTTCAAGCAGGTCGGCGCCGAGCCGCCGAAGACCTGGGACGACCTCATGGGTCTGGTGACGACGTTCAACGCGGCCGGCATCGCCCCGATCTCCCTCGGTGGCCAGTCGCGCTGGACGAACATGATGTGGCTCGAGCTCCTCTTCGACCGCATCGGTGGCCCCGAGCTGTTCGAGTCGATCTACAACGGCCAGCCGAACTGGACCGACCCGTCCGCGATCGACGCCCTCACCAAGGTGCAGGACCTCGTCAAGGCCGACGGCTTCATCAAGGGCTTCGCGTCCATCACGGCCGACTCCAACGCCGACCAGGCCCTGCTGTACACCGACAAGGCCGCCATGATGCTGCACGGCACGTGGACCTACGGCGGCATGAAGACCGACGGCGGCGACTTCGTCTCCAGCGGCAACCTCGGCTACATGAACTTCCCCGAGGTGACCGGCGGCAAGGGCGACCCGATGAACACCTTCGGGAACCCGGCGCAGTACGTGTCGATCTCCTCCAAGGCCACGCAGAAGCAGAAGGACATCGCCCTGGCCTACTTCAAGGACGGTCTGCTGCAGGACAAGGAGGCCGAGGCCTACATCAACGAGGCGGGCGAGGTCCCCATCGTCAAGGGCATCGACTCCAAGTTCACCGGCCTCGAGGACGAGGAGTGGCTGAAGTTCACCTACGACCTCGCCACGAACGCCCCGTCGTTCGCCCAGTCGTGGGACCAGGCGCTCTCGCCGACCGAGGCCGAGACCCTGCTCGACAACATCGAGAAGCTCTTCGGCCTGGCGATCACCCCGCAGGAGTTCGCCAGCAACATGAACGCGGCGATCGGCAAGTGA